One Macadamia integrifolia cultivar HAES 741 unplaced genomic scaffold, SCU_Mint_v3 scaffold1907, whole genome shotgun sequence genomic window carries:
- the LOC122065161 gene encoding vacuolar protein sorting-associated protein 20 homolog 1-like, protein MNEKLATKLIVWIFVTLIEISLFFSPFQYAYLTLQDLPKVPAPSVASAEEAATVESNDIDEDLVLPDVPTKAPVAPEAVADVGDNSPTRVSTRRKVMEEQLPA, encoded by the exons ATGAATGAAAAGTTGGCAACAAAGCTAATTGTCTGGATTTTTGTTACTCTGATAGAGATCTCTCTGTTCTTTTCTCCCTTTCAATATGCGTATCTTACTCTTCAAGATCTACCAAAAGTTCCTGCTCCTTCAGTGGCATCTGCAGAAGAAGCCGCCACAGTTGAGAGCAATGACATTGATGAGGACCTGGTGCTCCCAGATGTGCCAACCAAAGCCCCTGTTGCTCCTGAGGCGGTTGCAGATGTTGGTGACAATTCTCCCACAAGAGTATCCACAAGAAGAAAAG ttaTGGAGGAACAATTACCTGCTTGA